In Debaryomyces hansenii CBS767 chromosome B complete sequence, one genomic interval encodes:
- a CDS encoding DEHA2B11594p (weakly similar to uniprot|P52960 Saccharomyces cerevisiae YOR363C PIP2 peroxisome induction pathway 2 (PIP2)), with translation MNVDHPKKRNKPTLVCTRCKKRKIKCNKELPCSSCVNSNVGNECSYDNKWQPISFADDDNTRLKRQKSTKQKMKNTPDSHEGYKGTKSSTSSSKSGQSGPQSSTAECYAQDYVMPAFNPHFSNPIGPEDDMVNFHEGYTPIHVKDESRRLCFTPLYWGSLLKKDPCLYKVCQYVTEHPAPLWCFIKSANVSQENINALSSRNGKHGIPDGEFISKLLKVEGYEELVPYKKLLTIRADNSESANKIELSTSTLTSTLFEGKFDPELKLIENIKTIMPKKRVVWKLIDKFFETLYPFMPFVDKGYFTADMVRILGTKSYEDEPFQYIRIIKRLDLAHVATCLIILRFTYLSLFSNRKCMNEKIIHSNDPSHTINDLKYLFMNPVNVIIIEMAQLCLDRFEISRKTNLTVFQATLFMRIYHSAAPEDGDGTDGGDSQVSTAVLIQMAYALGLNREPDKFKDVCNDERINNLGRRMWHFLVRTDIIHCFHAGNPMSIDTRHYDVSIPYSTENNMTSDNAELEKAISQTFGWFNYRLNTIRDIVDSFSDIHGSYSMNELTQKLNEVERVCREDFSTLEQVSSNSSICRRYIDVVNARIFIALKGSFLILYHHIYLHYENKSRFDIMFFYFKKCYVIFQNDLLPYIFAVLHGKLSNDGLILNPHTQMAIHKFNQFNLAFSVRIGYKYHDMSSNYDHPRLMKEYVEYRKKFDKISNLLKNNKTIGNLLLGLMSKISDRYFYAWRVVQAQKYLLSIINNPEFYSNIPANSRGINRLKLNNLQLDDMETLTYSLGKDLETIVNYRDSVDVDIETATYNSSSKSRRGTVVGNTFPTNDNENKTKTKTNIDTNTDLGSNLDFPPSMMSNESPLQDFIYPNNEEIDQMWLSVMASKYDPMELLSGDFDPIGYFNQQLQTTISDRLETDLNNPIFE, from the coding sequence ATGAATGCAGTTACGATAACAAATGGCAACCAATATCATTTGCAGATGATGATAACACGAGATTAAAAAGACAGAAATCAACTAAacagaagatgaagaatacACCTGATAGTCATGAGGGTTATAAGGGTACGAAATCCCTGACCTCTTCCAGCAAGCTGGGCCAAAGTGGGCCACAATCATCGACGGCAGAATGTTATGCCCAAGATTACGTGATGCCTGCTTTTAATCCACATTTTTCTAATCCTATTGGACCCGAAGATGATATGGTGAACTTCCATGAAGGTTATACGCCTATCCATGTCAAGGACGAGTCAAGAAGGTTATGCTTTACTCCACTTTATTGGGGaagtttattgaaaaaagatCCCTGTTTATATAAGGTTTGCCAATATGTTACAGAACATCCAGCACCTCTCTGGTGTTTTATTAAAAGTGCCAATGTAAGtcaagaaaatataaatgcATTATCATCTAGAAATGGAAAACATGGAATACCAGATGGTGAATTTATTagcaaattattaaaagtcGAAGGTTACGAAGAACTAGTTCCATACAAGAAGTTGTTAACCATTCGAGCAGATAATAGTGAATCAGCGAATAAAATAGAACTCAGTACATCAACTTTGACGAGTACGTTATTTGAAGGGAAATTTGATCCTGAATTAAAGTTGATTGAAAACATCAAAACAATAATGCCAAAAAAGAGAGTAGTATGgaaattgattgataagTTTTTCGAAACACTTTATCCATTTATGCCGTTTGTTGATAAGGGTTACTTTACAGCTGATATGGTGAGAATTCTAGGAACTAAAAGTTATGAAGACGAACCTTTTCAATACATAAGGATTATAAAACGATTAGACTTAGCACATGTTGCGACctgtttaataatattgagATTTActtatttatcattattttccaaTAGAAAGTGTATGAATGAAAAGATAATCCATTCCAATGATCCATCACACACCATAAAcgatttaaaatatttatttatgaatCCAGTTAATGTAATAATCATAGAAATGGCACAGCTCTGTTTGGATCGGTTTGAAATATCGCGGAAGACTAATTTAACGGTGTTTCAGGCTACATTATTTATGAGAATATATCACAGTGCAGCACCAGAAGATGGCGACGGAACAGATGGTGGTGATTCTCAGGTATCTACGGCTGTTCTTATTCAGATGGCATATGCATTAGGGTTGAATAGGGAGCCTGATAAGTTTAAAGATGTATGTAATGACGAAcgaataaataatttaggGAGAAGGATGTGGCATTTCCTAGTCCGGACTGATATTATACATTGTTTCCATGCTGGTAATCCAATGTCAATTGATACTAGGCATTATGATGTTAGCATTCCATACTCCACAGAAAATAATATGACTTCAGATAATGCAGAATTGGAGAAAGCTATTTCTCAGACATTTGGGTGGTTTAATTATAGGTTAAATACAATCAGAGACATTGTCGATAGTTTTCTGGATATTCATGGATCTTATTCCATGAATGAGTTGACACAGAAACTAAATGAAGTAGAGAGAGTTTGTCGAGAAGACTTTTCCACCCTAGAGCAAGTGTCAAGTAATAGCTCCATTTGCAGACGATATATTGACGTGGTTAATGCGagaatatttattgctCTTAAAGGTTCgtttttgatattatatcatcatatatatctccattatgaaaataaatcGAGGTTTGATATCAtgtttttttatttcaagaaatgtTATGTGATTTTCCAAAACGATTTGTTACCATATATTTTTGCGGTACTCCATGGAAAGTTAAGCAATGATGGGCTTATCCTTAACCCACATACTCAGATGGCGATTCAcaaatttaatcaatttaatCTTGCATTTTCTGTAAGAATTGGGTACAAGTATCACGACATGCTGAGCAATTACGATCATCCACGTCTTATGAAGGAATACGTGGAGTATCGAAAGAAGTTTGACAAAATTtcgaatttattgaagaacaaCAAAACAATTGGAAACCTTTTGCTTGGTTTAATGTCCAAGATTTCAGATCGATACTTTTATGCGTGGAGGGTGGTACAGGCTCAGAAATACcttttatcaattatcaacaatCCTGAGTTTTACAGTAATATTCCAGCAAATTCACGAGGCATAAATCGGCTAAAACTTAATAACTTACAACTAGATGATATGGAAACGTTAACGTATTCTTTGGGCAAAGACCTAGAGACGATAGTTAACTATCGAGATTCTGTAGATGTAGATATCGAGACTGCAACCTACAATTCATCGAGCAAGTCTAGACGTGGCACGGTTGTCGGAAATACTTTTCCtactaatgataatgaaaataaaacgAAAACGAAAACGAATATTGACACTAACACTGATCTTGGTTCCAACTTAGACTTCCCTCCGTCGATGATGTCCAATGAGTCCCCGCTTCAGGATTTTATCTACCCTAATAACGAAGAGATTGACCAAATGTGGCTCCTGGTTATGGCACTGAAGTATGATCCAATGGAGCTTTTATCCGGAGATTTTGATCCAATTGGGTATTTTAATCAACAACTTCAGACTACTATTAGTGATCGTCTTGAAACCGACCTAAATAAtccaatatttgaatga
- a CDS encoding DEHA2B11572p (similar to uniprot|Q12400 Saccharomyces cerevisiae YOL093W TRM10 tRNA methyltransferase), with product MNYNVDAIDSQMADNNVDIVQADAIISKEMENQDTEQSQKRSGSEVEKDDFKRQKVVVPEGMTKREYKRQLKQQRWEETKDEYKQKKREKKKAARERRKERIKEAEANGETNEELYNYHQMKRAKVAPQEQIDTDVKIIMDCEFDSLMNDKEIVSLSNQITRSYSAKKHSTYDVQLDITSFNKNLKKRFEKAIPQYDKWTNVTFVENDKLEDILPMDDKQALSKYVYLTADTDEVIDTLEPHHTYIIGGIVDKNRYKNLCLNKAQSLGLKIGRLPIDKFIKMNGRQVLATSHVFELCCKWFENDKDWGKAFNEVLPPRKVKGKLTHGSDPEKSIEPSEVSEQPVSSEQSEQPVLSEQPVSSEQPVLSEQPVLSESSDEPSDEPSKGADH from the coding sequence atgAATTATAATGTTGATGCTATTGATAGTCAAATGGCAGATAATAACGTAGATATAGTACAGGCAGACGCCATCATTTCGAAGGAGATGGAAAATCAGGATACCGAACAATCGCAAAAAAGAAGCGGATCCGAAGTCGAGAAAGATGATTTTAAGCGGCAGAAGGTAGTTGTACCAGAGGGTATGACCAAACGAGAATACAAGAGACAATTGAAACAGCAACGTTGGGAGGAAACCAAAGATGAATACaaacagaagaaaagagaaaagaagaaggcAGCCAGAGAACGTCGTAAGGAACGCATAAAAGAGGCCGAAGCCAATGGGGAAACAAACGAAGAGCTCTACAACTATCATCAGATGAAGCGAGCCAAGGTAGCACCTCAAGAACAGATAGATACCGACgttaaaataataatggacTGTGAATTTGACTCGCTTATGAACGACAAGGAGATCGTGTCATTGTCGAACCAGATCACCAGATCGTACTCGGCCAAGAAACACAGCACGTACGACGTGCAATTGGACATCACGTCATTCAACaagaacttgaagaaaCGATTCGAAAAGGCCATTCCGCAGTACGACAAGTGGACCAACGTGACATTTGTCGAAAACGATAAATTAGAGGATATATTGCCAATGGACGACAAACAAGCTCTCAGCAAGTATGTGTATTTGACGGCCGACACCGACGAGGTTATCGACACCCTCGAGCCACACCACACGTATATAATTGGCGGCATTGTGGACAAAAACAGGTACAAGAACTTGTGTCTTAACAAGGCCCAATCGCTTGGTCTTAAAATCGGCAGATTGCCCATCGACAAATTCATTAAGATGAACGGAAGACAGGTTCTAGCCACGTCACATGTATTTGAATTGTGTTGCAAGTGGTTTGAGAACGACAAGGACTGGGGGAAGGCCTTTAACGAGGTTCTTCCACCAAGAAAGGTGAAGGGCAAGCTCACACACGGGTCTGACCCAGAGAAATCCATTGAGCCATCTGAGGTCTCTGAGCAGCCTGTGCTGTCTGAGCAGTCTGAACAACCTGTATTGTCTGAACAACCTGTGCTGTCTGAACAACCTGTATTGTCTGAACAGCCTGTATTGTCTGAATCATCAGACGAACCATCAGACGAACCATCCAAAGGTGCCGACCACTAG
- a CDS encoding DEHA2B11550p (highly similar to uniprot|P06780 Saccharomyces cerevisiae YPR165W RHO1 GTP-binding protein of the rho subfamily of Ras-like proteins) — translation MVPPPAEIRRKLVIVGDGACGKTCLLIVFSKGTFPEVYVPTVFENYVADVEVDGRKVELALWDTAGQEDYDRLRPLSYPDSNVILICFSIDSPDSLDNVLEKWISEVLHFCQGVPIILVGCKSDLRNDQNTIHQLSQQQQQPVSTSEGQAVAQKIGTSYYLECSARTGEGVREVFEAATRASLKTKEKKEKKKKCVVL, via the coding sequence ATGGTTCCTCCTCCAGCTGAAATCCGTAGAAAATTAGTTATCGTTGGTGATGGTGCTTGTGGTAAAACTTGTTTGTTGATTGTGTTTTCCAAAGGTACATTCCCAGAAGTTTACGTCCCAACTGTTTTCGAAAACTACGTGGCTGACGTCGAAGTTGATGGCAGAAAGGTTGAATTGGCCTTGTGGGATACTGCCGGTCAAGAAGATTACGATAGATTGAGACCTTTGTCCTACCCAGACTCCAATGTTATTTTAATATGTTTCTCCATCGACTCGCCTGACTCGTTGGATAACGTATTAGAAAAGTGGATCTCGGAAGTGTTACATTTCTGTCAAGGTGTTCCAATCATCTTGGTTGGTTGTAAGTCTGATTTAAGAAACGACCAAAACACTATCCATCAATTAagtcaacaacaacaacaacctGTCTCTACCTCCGAAGGTCAAGCGGTCGCCCAAAAGATTGGTACTAGTTACTATTTGGAATGTTCCGCCAGAACTGGAGAAGGTGTCAGAGAAGTGTTCGAAGCTGCTACCAGAGCCTCGTTGAAGACtaaggaaaagaaggaaaagaagaagaagtgTGTTGTGTTATAA
- a CDS encoding DEHA2B11528p (similar to uniprot|Q8J0P6 Paracoccidioides brasiliensis NADH-ubiquinone oxidoreductase) translates to MISSYRIGARRLIANKQMVRFSSTGLTKPELKQNPITEQAPNRKTTWSQSQEARSEVIARHPARFVQRDLDVQPRPYAAIDLIAKEPVRYLSHEDGNIAVCDGNKGDNLQGHPKIFINLDQPKANTCGYCGLRYAKEEFREIIESKADI, encoded by the coding sequence ATGATTTCCAGCTACAGAATAGGCGCTAGACGCTTAATAGCCAACAAGCAAATGGTTCGCTTTTCCAGCACTGGCTTAACAAAACCTGAATTAAAACAAAACCCTATTACTGAACAAGCGCCAAACAGAAAAACAACTTGGTCCCAATCCCAAGAAGCCAGATCGGAAGTTATTGCCAGACATCCAGCCAGATTTGTTCAAAGAGATTTGGACGTACAACCAAGACCATATGCAGCTATAGATTTAATTGCCAAGGAACCAGTTAGATACCTTTCTCATGAAGATGGGAATATTGCAGTCTGTGATGGTAACAAGGGTGACAATTTACAAGGACATCCTAAgattttcatcaacttgGACCAACCTAAGGCCAACACATGCGGTTACTGTGGTTTAAGATACGccaaagaagaattcagagaaattattgaatcaaaGGCTGACATTTAA